The Candidatus Hydrogenedentota bacterium DNA segment CCTCTTCCAAGCTGATCTGATAGGATAGGAAGGGCATGTCGCCGATGACCAGCGCTTCCTTCACGGCAGCGCGCACCATTTTAAGGTGATGGAGCATGATCTCCATGGTGACGCCAAGAGTATTTTCCATACCCATGACCGCATTGCCGAGGGAATCACCGACCAGTATTCCGTCCACACCCACTTCATCCATGAGCATCGCCATCGGATAATCGTAAGCGGTTAAAACACTGATCTTTTCGCCCCGTTCTTTTTGCTCACGGAAAGAGAGAATCGTTTTCGCCATGGCATTTTACCTTCTCGAACCGTGACGAATCCGTCCCGGTCCCTGTTGGGCTCCAAGCGGAGCGGTTCAAGACTGTACATATTCCGTGTAACGGGCCACCCCGGCACTGCCCAAGCGACTTGCCAGCACGGCTATGGTCGTTCCTGTCTCCGGATCAACAGCCTCGGGCACCAGATCGGCAAGGGGCGTGAGCACAAAGGCGCGCTCTCGAAACCGTTCATGTGGAATCGCCAAGCCCGGTGTATGCAGCATCGTATCGCCCCAAAGGATCAGATCGATATCAATACAACGGGGG contains these protein-coding regions:
- a CDS encoding 3-methyl-2-oxobutanoate hydroxymethyltransferase, yielding MAKTILSFREQKERGEKISVLTAYDYPMAMLMDEVGVDGILVGDSLGNAVMGMENTLGVTMEIMLHHLKMVRAAVKEALVIGDMPFLSYQISLEEAVRNAGRLVAEGGAHAVKLEGSARMFGNVIHGIIRAGIPVMGHIGLTPQS